The DNA segment AGCTCGCGGATGGGGGTGATTTCTGCCGCGGTGCCGGTAAAGAACGCTTCATCAGCTATGTAGAATTCATCGCGGGTGAACTGCTGTTCTTCCACGGTGTAGCCGAGGTCTCTGGCAAGCTTCATGACGGAATCGCGCGTGAGGCCGCCCAGAATGGACGTCCAAGGCGTGGTTTTGATCACGCCGTCGCGTACGATAAAGATGTTCTCGCCCGTGGCTTCGGAAACATAGCCGTTGGTGTCGAGCATCACGGCTTCGTCATAGCCGTCTTCCTTGGCCTCCATCTTGGCAAGGATGGAGTTGATGTAGTTGCCGGCGGCCTTGGCCTTGGACATGCTGGTATTCACATGGCTGCGGGCAAAGCTGCTGGTCTTGACGCGGATGCCTTTTTCAAGAGCTTCTGCGCCAAGGTACGCGCCCCACGCCCAGGCGGCGACGATGGTCTGCACCGGGTTGTTGCCGGGGTAGACGCCCATTTCGCCGTGGCCCACAAAAGAAAGGGGGCGCACGTAACCTTCGGGCAGTTTGTTGGCCTTGAGGGTCTCAATACAGGCGACTACGAGCTGTTCAGCCGTGAAGGGTACTTCCAGGCGCATAATCTTAGCGGAGTTAATTAGGCGCTTGCAGTGGTCTTCCAGACGGAATACGGCAGAAGTGCCGTCGGCGCAGGCGTATGCGCGAATGCCTTCAAATACGGCGCTGCCGTAATGCAAGGCGTGGGTCAGCACATGAACCTGTGCTTGTTCAGAAGGGAGCATTTTTCCGTCAAACCAGATAAACTTTGCGTTCTGCATGGCTTTCCTCCGCAGTAGCCTGCTGTATAAGACGCGGGCGCGCCGGGGCAGTCCCGGCGGTTGCCGCAAGAGCAAAAATCTACTGAAAATGACCGAATATGGCAAGCAATTGCGCCAGTGGGAGAAAGAATATCCACAATTGCGGGCGCATGGAGCAGGCAAAGGGGATGCGCGGTGCGGCAGGGCGGGTAAGGCCGCCTGAAAACTGCCCAATAATAAGGGCTGGCCCTGCGGATGGCGATGCCGTATGTTCAGGGCCAGCAAACAAGTATTATGAGGCCGGAATTATGAGCGAAACATATGTGCTGGGCATTGACGCCGGGGGTACGCATACCGATGCCGTACTGCTTGCCTGCGATGCCGCCGCAGAAGAAATGGTTCCGGACGGGACGGGCGCAGATGGATTTGGCGCCGAAGCGTTGCCCTCCGCCCGGCTGGTGGCCAGCGCCAAGGCGCGCACCCGTCACGACAATCTGCCCGCGTCTGTGCGAGAGGTGCTTGCCGCCCTGGCAAAGGCTGCTCCTGACTGCGATTTTGGCGCTATTTCACGCGTGACGCTTGGGGCGACTTTGGCCGTCAACGCCTTGGTGCAGGATCGTGCAGACCCTGTGGGTCTGGCACTTTCCGCCGGGCCGGGGCTTGACCCGCATCGTTTTGCAATGGGCGCGCATGTCTGCGTTGTCCCTGGCGGGCTGGACCACCGGGGCGTGGAGGTCAGCCCTCTGCGTACAGCCTTCCTGCCTGCCGCTGTCAAGGAATGGGAGACGGCGGGGGTTGCCGCCGTGGCCTGCGTGGGCAAATTCTCGCCGCGTAATGCTGCGCACGAGCTGGCCATGAGCGAGGCCGTGCGGTCGGCTGCGCCGCAGATGTCCATAACTGTGGGGCACAGGCTTTCGGGGCGGCTCAACTTTCCCCGGCGCATGGCAACCGCCTATTTCAACGCCGCCGTGCAACGCCTGCACAATGAATTTCTGGACGCCGTGGAGGCGGCCCTTGCCGAAGCTGGCATTACAGCCTCAGTGCGTCTGCTCAAGGCGGACGGCGGTGCGGTGCCGCTGACGCTTTCGCGCCGGGAGCCTGTGCAGTCCATACTTTCCGGCCCTGCGGCCAGCGTCATGGGCGTGCTCGCCCTGTGCGGCGGCAGCAAGGCCATGAGGCAGGGCTGCTCCCTGCTGCTCGATATGGGCGGCACCACAACAGATATGGCGCTCTTTGTGGACGGCTCCCCGGTGGTGGACAGGGACGGCATGCTGCTCAAGGGGCGGCGCACCCTTGTGCGCGCTCTGGCTTCGGTTTCCATCGGTGTGGGCGGCGATTCGCTGCTTACGGTGGATGCCGCGCCCGACGCTGCGCGCCCGGTTCAGGTCGGCCCCTTGCGTGAAGGCCCGGCCATGGCCTTTGGCGGTTCACGGCCCACTCTGCTGGATGCTCTGAACATATTGAATTCTGCCGCTGGCCCGGCTGACGCGCAGGGCATCCATGGCGGGGATGCCGTGGCGGGCGATGTGGCAGCATCCATTGCGGGCATTGCCGCCCTGGCCGCAGAATGCAGTCTGTCTCCTGAATCTCTGGCCCAAATGGCCGCAGACGATGCCCTTGCGCAGGTGGCTGCCGCAGCTCGTGCCCTGACCGATGGCATCAATGCCCGTCCCATTTATACTCTGGCGGCCCTCAAGGCTGTGCGCGAGGCGCGCCCGCAGCATGTGTGGCTGGTGGGCGGCCCTGCGGCCTGCATTGCCCGGCGCATGTCCACAGCGCTGAACATGCCCGTGGAAACACCACCACACGCCGATGTTGCCAATGCCGTGGGCGCGGCCCTGACCCTGCCCACAGACGCGCTCGAACTCTACGCTGATACCGGGCGTTGCGTTCTGACAATCCCGGCGCTGGAGCTGACCGAGCGCATCGGCAAGGGCTACAGCCTGAGCGAAGCCCGCCAGCGGGCCAGCGCCCTGCTGCGCGAAAGGCTGGAGGCGGCTGGCATCAGCGGCGCGCGGGTGGAAGTGACCGAGGCCGACATATTTGCCACGCTGGATGACGCAGGTTTTGGGAGCAAGGATATTCGGGTTGTGTGTCAAGTAGTTCCCGGCCTCTCCGCCAAGGTAGGCTAGGTGAGCGGGTGCGCCGTGCGTGTCTTTTTCCTTTCGGCTGTGTCAGCATCGGTTTCCATTTCGGTCGAGTACCGCGCTGTACACTCCCTGCATGAAAACCGAAGCTTCCTTGCCGAAAGAAAAAATCCATCGCACGGTGCACCCGCTCACGAAGACATTCAAAATTTCGGTGGAAAGCAAGTGACACTCCGTGCAGACATGCCCTGTTGGGGTGAGTTTCAAAGAATTGAAGCCCCTATTTACCGAAAGTGACACGAGAAGCGCGGCGATTGATATGAAAATTCCTCAGGGATACACCATAGAGCTGGCAACGGCAGATCTTGTGCCCCTGCTGGCGGCCATAGAAGTGGCCGCTGCGGGGATTTTTCCTCCAGGTTCCATACCGGATCACATCCGCTCCGATTTCACGCCTGTGGACAAGCTGCATAAAGCTGTTCAAAACAGTCTTCTCTGGGCGGCCCTTGACCAAGCGGGCAATCCTGTGGGCTATGCCTATGTGCGGTTGATTGACCATGCCGCCCTGCTTGCCCAGATTGACGTGCTCCCCGACCACATGCGCAAAGGCATAGGAGCAGCGCTCATTGGGCTGGTTGCAGGGCGCTTGCGGCAGCGCAAACTACCCGCCCTCTATCTGACAACGTTTACCCATGTGCCCTGGAACGCGCCATTTTACGCCCGGTTGGGCTTCACGGCGCTAGATGATGCGGACGTGCCCCAGTTTCTCAAGGATATTCTTGAAGAAGAAAAGCGCTGCGGCCTGACCAACCGCATGGGCATGCGCCTGCCCCTCGCGGGAGAGGGCAACTAAATCTGTTTACCACGGCAATATGGCTGGCACCTCCAGTCTGAGCCATTCACCCTATTACCACCAGTCAGCTACACCATGCAGATAGTTCTTTTTGAGCCGGAAATTCCCCCCAATACAGGCAATATCGCCCGGTTGTGCGCCGCTACGGATACCACCCTGAACCTCATTGAGCCTCTGGGCTTCAAGCTTGAAGACCGCTACCTCAAGCGCGCGGGGCTGGATTACTGGCCCAACGTGCGGCTGCGCGTATGGCCCGATTGGGCTGCCTTTGCGGCGCAAGGGCAGCAGGGTGCGCGTCTTGTGCTGAC comes from the uncultured Desulfovibrio sp. genome and includes:
- a CDS encoding branched-chain amino acid transaminase — protein: MQNAKFIWFDGKMLPSEQAQVHVLTHALHYGSAVFEGIRAYACADGTSAVFRLEDHCKRLINSAKIMRLEVPFTAEQLVVACIETLKANKLPEGYVRPLSFVGHGEMGVYPGNNPVQTIVAAWAWGAYLGAEALEKGIRVKTSSFARSHVNTSMSKAKAAGNYINSILAKMEAKEDGYDEAVMLDTNGYVSEATGENIFIVRDGVIKTTPWTSILGGLTRDSVMKLARDLGYTVEEQQFTRDEFYIADEAFFTGTAAEITPIRELDHRQIGVGHAGPVTKHLQKEYFAIVKGENPKYEGWLHRFTI
- a CDS encoding hydantoinase/oxoprolinase family protein — its product is MSETYVLGIDAGGTHTDAVLLACDAAAEEMVPDGTGADGFGAEALPSARLVASAKARTRHDNLPASVREVLAALAKAAPDCDFGAISRVTLGATLAVNALVQDRADPVGLALSAGPGLDPHRFAMGAHVCVVPGGLDHRGVEVSPLRTAFLPAAVKEWETAGVAAVACVGKFSPRNAAHELAMSEAVRSAAPQMSITVGHRLSGRLNFPRRMATAYFNAAVQRLHNEFLDAVEAALAEAGITASVRLLKADGGAVPLTLSRREPVQSILSGPAASVMGVLALCGGSKAMRQGCSLLLDMGGTTTDMALFVDGSPVVDRDGMLLKGRRTLVRALASVSIGVGGDSLLTVDAAPDAARPVQVGPLREGPAMAFGGSRPTLLDALNILNSAAGPADAQGIHGGDAVAGDVAASIAGIAALAAECSLSPESLAQMAADDALAQVAAAARALTDGINARPIYTLAALKAVREARPQHVWLVGGPAACIARRMSTALNMPVETPPHADVANAVGAALTLPTDALELYADTGRCVLTIPALELTERIGKGYSLSEARQRASALLRERLEAAGISGARVEVTEADIFATLDDAGFGSKDIRVVCQVVPGLSAKVG
- a CDS encoding GNAT family N-acetyltransferase, whose amino-acid sequence is MKIPQGYTIELATADLVPLLAAIEVAAAGIFPPGSIPDHIRSDFTPVDKLHKAVQNSLLWAALDQAGNPVGYAYVRLIDHAALLAQIDVLPDHMRKGIGAALIGLVAGRLRQRKLPALYLTTFTHVPWNAPFYARLGFTALDDADVPQFLKDILEEEKRCGLTNRMGMRLPLAGEGN